The Etheostoma cragini isolate CJK2018 chromosome 5, CSU_Ecrag_1.0, whole genome shotgun sequence genome contains a region encoding:
- the sdf2l1 gene encoding stromal cell-derived factor 2-like protein 1, whose protein sequence is MEIIYAVRFFVKSMLFLLLWSNCEGRESELNHVTCGSLVKLLNTRHNVRLHSHDVKYGSGSGQQSVTGVENADDANSYWQIRGKPNRPCQRGVPIKCGQAIRITHMKTGRNLHTHHFSSPLSNNQEVSAFGENGEGDDLDVWTVQCDSIHWERDEAVRFKHVGTDVFLSITGEQYGHPIRSQREVHGMTTPNQHNWWRSMEGVFLQPSQVPLRHDEL, encoded by the exons ATGGAGATAATATACGCTGTCcgtttttttgtcaaatcaatgctgtttctgctgctgtggTCAAACTGTGAAGGAAGAGAATCGGAGCTCAACCATGTTACCTGCGGCTCACTGGTCAAACTGCTCAACACAAGACATAACGTCCGCCTGCATTCCCACGATGTCAAATATGGCTCAG gCAGTGGACAGCAGTCTGTAACTGGAGTGGAGAATGCAGATGATGCCAATAGTTATTGGCAGATTCGTGGGAAGCCCAACCGTCCGTGTCAACGCGGGGTGCCCATCAAGTGTGGTCAGGCCATACGCATCACACACATGAAGACTGGTCGAAACCTCCACACACACCACTTCAGCTCACCGCTGTCTAATAACCAG GAAGTCAGCGCCTTTGGAGAGAATGGCGAGGGTGACGACCTGGACGTGTGGACAGTGCAGTGTGACAGCATCCACTGGGAGCGCGATGAGGCTGTGCGCTTCAAACACGTTGGCACTGATGTCTTCCTGAGCATAACAGGCGAGCAGTACGGCCACCCCATTCGCAGCCAGCGAGAGGTGCATGGCATGACCACTCCTAACCAGCACAACTGGTGGCGCTCCATGGAGGGTGTCTTCCTCCAGCCCAGCCAGGTGCCGCTGCGCCACGATGAGCTCTGA